A segment of the Acidimicrobiales bacterium genome:
GGATGAGGACCCCCTGGTTGGCCGACCGGCCGAAGTCACCGTTCGGGGTGTCGTGCCGGTTGCGGGAGAAGGCCAGCGCCTGTGCGCCGTTGAACTTGTGCCACCCCTGCTCGAAGAGGGCGCCGGAGAACCGGTCGTTCATCCGCTGGTTGACGAGCACGTTGACGCCACCCAGGTCGTCGACGAGGGCGGAGAGGCCCTGGAAGCCGGTGAGCACGTAGTACTGGATGGGCAGGCCGGTGAGGCGCCGGACCGTGTCCACCATGAGGCTCGGGCCCCCCTGGGCCAGGGCGCTGTTGATCTTGCCCGTCCCATGGCCGGGGATCTCAACGTAGGAGTCGCGGGGGAATCCGACGACGGTGCCCTCGAACGTGCGGGGGTTCATGGCGAGGAGGTGGATGGAGTCGCCGTTGGTGCGGCGGATGTCCTCGCCGGGGCGGGCGTCGGATCCGATGACGAGGACGAACTGGAGGTCGCCCGGAACCGGGACCGTGCTGTTGAAGGCGATGGCCGCGCCGTAGGCGGCGCCGTCGGTGCCGAGGAGGCTGCCCCCTACGGGGCCGGCTCCGCCGCCGGCGCCCGGCACGACGGGCACGGCCGTCGTCGGGGGCGCCTCGACGATGGTCGGCCCCGGAAGGGCCGTGGCCTGCGT
Coding sequences within it:
- a CDS encoding LCP family protein produces the protein MRRITVGVGVLLVLSLTALVTHSGGESPRVVVGTTTSTQATALPGPTIVEAPPTTAVPVVPGAGGGAGPVGGSLLGTDGAAYGAAIAFNSTVPVPGDLQFVLVIGSDARPGEDIRRTNGDSIHLLAMNPRTFEGTVVGFPRDSYVEIPGHGTGKINSALAQGGPSLMVDTVRRLTGLPIQYYVLTGFQGLSALVDDLGGVNVLVNQRMNDRFSGALFEQGWHKFNGAQALAFSRNRHDTPNGDFGRSANQGVLIQAAMGKIRSEVGDDPGLRRWADVLLRSVAIDVPADKLLPLAALGRRTDPARVKNVVVPGRIGTAGRASVVYLTADAAGLFTDLRADAVIGGESAAPPAPAAPTAASPTAAPPTTQPSGGLLPTPTTAPGSPGTTTPGTLLPPITLFPRKP